Genomic DNA from Solanum pennellii chromosome 3, SPENNV200:
TACTGTATCTACTGAACCGATTAGCATTGGATCTAATGCTGCTTGTTTACTTAAATCTATATGCTTAAAAGAGCTTTATAATGGACAATGTTTTGGACCTTTGATCATGGGATCGAAGAATTTGAAGACGTTGAAATTGTTGCGATGTTTGGGTGATTGGGATAGGGTGTTGGAGACGATTGCTAGTCGGGAAAATCATTTAGTTGAGATTCATTTAGAGAGGGTTCAAGTGAGTGACATTGGACTCGGGGCGATATCCAAGTTTTCGGACTTGGAGATTCTTCATTTGGTAAAAGCTCCTGAATGTACAGATGCTGGAGTTGTTGATGTGGCTAGACGTTGTAAGTTATTGAGGAAGGTTCACATTGATGGATGGAGGACAAATCGAATAGGTGACGTGGGATTGAGTGCTATCGGTGAGAATAGTGTAAACCTCAAGGAATTGGTAATAATGGGTTTGAATCCTACGGTGACTAGTTTATTGGCTATTGCTTCTAATTGTCAAAAGTTAGAAAGATTAGCACTTTGTGGTAGTGAGAGTATCGGGGACGCTGAAGTAACTTGTATTGCTACAAAATGTATGGCTTTGAAGAAGCTTTGTATAAAGGGATGTGAGGTAACAGATGAAGGTATTGTGTCTTTCGCGTGGGGATGTCCTAATTTGGTGAAAATTAAGGTTAAGAAGTGCAAGAACGTAACTGGTGAAGTTGCAGATTTGTTGAGATCAAGGAGGGGATCTTTGACGGTGAATCTTGATGTTGGGGAAGTTGATGTGGAGGTTGTGGATGGTAGTGCAAGTTATGGTGGAGCATTAGAAGAAGGTATAGAGTTTCCAGCGATTGCAAGAACTGTTCCCATCCTTGGTGCTGGTGGTGTCGTTGATATTGATACCCCATCGACCAGTAATTTTGGTCGATCATCAGCATCAAATACAAGGATTGGCTTTCTTGGAGGAAGGGGCTTCGTTGCTTGCACTTTCCGTAGGTGGTCAAATGGTAACGCCGATGAGAACTTATGAAAATTGCAAAGACAAGTTAGAACAGAGAAAACACTCTGTTcaacttcattttttaattgaatcaaTAGAAAGTGTGGATGTGCGACTTATCTCTCTTCGTTTGTGtgtttgatattttctttttgaaaatttgatatGTAACCAACATAGATGCATTTAGAATCTTAGAGGTCATCTCTTGGATGATGAAAGCTATCCCTGCTGCTCCATTGACAATTGCATTATACAGTGCTGTCTTGAACCATGTATACTGTTGCTTCTGGTATGTGAATCAAATTGATATTGTTCCATCGATTAAATGTCATCAAGGACAGTGATCTTTATGCATGTTCATTGTCATTTTGTTTCAAATGTCGAAGCACCTTTCTATATTACCAGGAATGCACGTATTACTTCGACTCCCAGACCCTCCTCTTTCCTCTTCTTTATATTTCCGAGAAAACATCGATCCAAGAAACCCCTCTCCTAAAAGTTAAATTCTGCAACTTGaagaaatgaaacaaaatagAAGTAAGAGAACAACTCCTCACGATTTCTTCTTTTGTGTCCTGGATATTCATTATGTTGTTACTCTGCTATGGTTTAGGGAGGTGTTGACTAGTCTTGTAAAAATTGATTGCTCCAATGTCGTTTCTTTTTGGACTCGAATTGGCCAAATTATGTATTTTCACCAAAAATCTTTCATGCCTATCCACTAGATATCAAGTCTCATTAAATCAACTTGTAAACAATCCAATCCCTCCCCTCCAACTGAAATTCCCTGTATATTTGGTTAACAAGGAATGATAATCTCGagttcggagcctaaagggtataaaatgttaacaaaaatttcaaaatggtatgtgaatttttattttaaccaaaacggcaaaatcgctggaatGACAGCGATTTAGTTcgccggaaaaagcaaaatcactgctatagcagcgaattacaaaatttcattttttttaaaaaaagaaatcgctgccaaggcagcggttttcaaaataatttttttaaatatttttttaataaaacgctttaccattaaattttttaattatttatatgaatttttttaaaaaaattggcaGCGATTTGtatcaattgatttttttatggtgTATCAACTTGAGGCTTCAACTTTTTGATGCCTTGCAGCGatttgcttttaattttttttttaaaattcaaataaataataaaaaaaattaaaggtaaaccgctgcctaggcagcgttttattaaaaaaatattattttgaaaatcgctgccttgacagagatttctttaaaaaagatttttttataaaaaaaagtcaaattttgcAAATCGCTGCTATAACAGCGATTTGCTTTTTTAGGCGAGCTATATCGCTGCTattccagcgattttgccgttttagttaaaataaaaatttatataccgttttgaaatttttattaacattttatacctTTTAGGCTCCGAACTCTGATAATCTCTTTAATGATAAAAGACTACTCAGCAAGCCACATGATATCAATATTTGCCTAGGGTGTCCACTTCCAAGGTGCTTAGAACCCAATCACAACTTAACTGGATACCCCCTAAACCAAATCATTATAAACTCAATACGGATAGGGCCTTTACAAACACATCATATAGCGAAGGCATATGATGGGTTTTTAGAACTCAGATGGTCTGTCATTGGATACTAGGCTACTGTGTGCATATTCCTTATACTATAGTTAGAGTTTAAGATCGTTCATGGTTATggttaaaaaatcaaatcaaactgatttaaaaaataatattgccACGCCTTCGAGCCTACACTCTGAACGTGATTGGCACTCGatgaacccttggcctgactgaCTATTTAGTGGAAGACTTCTTTAAAAGGTCTTACTATGTTTAGCTTGGTCATACAtaccatattttttattatgtccTCTTCTGATcatgtttcatgttttatagCATATACCTCGTACTTAGTGCATTTCATATATACTAAGCATACTTGTGCCTATATTGTTTAACTAATGTAGGGTCTTACGATCTTCCTTCTCCCGCTCGTGGCTAGTGGTTCAAGAGTTGGCGAGTCTTCACGTTTTGAGACCATGTCACATTTACTTTACTTTCATATGTCTTTAGTTTTTTGGATATTGTACCACGTAT
This window encodes:
- the LOC107015499 gene encoding F-box protein SKIP2-like translates to MGQSSSAHGFSPTNSNYPHHRCSGTDHSQSDIFYPTQSDEGHFPISQPFENRDYTDGLPDECLALIFQSLSSGDRKRSSLVCRRWLLVEGISRHRLSLNAKSEIIPDIPTIFSRFDSVTKLALRCDRRSVSINDEALILISQRCVNLTRLKLRGCRDITDLGMACLAKNCEKLKKFSCGSCMFGAEGMNALLINSISLEELSVKRLRCMNHTVSTEPISIGSNAACLLKSICLKELYNGQCFGPLIMGSKNLKTLKLLRCLGDWDRVLETIASRENHLVEIHLERVQVSDIGLGAISKFSDLEILHLVKAPECTDAGVVDVARRCKLLRKVHIDGWRTNRIGDVGLSAIGENSVNLKELVIMGLNPTVTSLLAIASNCQKLERLALCGSESIGDAEVTCIATKCMALKKLCIKGCEVTDEGIVSFAWGCPNLVKIKVKKCKNVTGEVADLLRSRRGSLTVNLDVGEVDVEVVDGSASYGGALEEGIEFPAIARTVPILGAGGVVDIDTPSTSNFGRSSASNTRIGFLGGRGFVACTFRRWSNGNADENL